A single window of Balaenoptera ricei isolate mBalRic1 chromosome 15, mBalRic1.hap2, whole genome shotgun sequence DNA harbors:
- the SLC4A11 gene encoding solute carrier family 4 member 11 isoform X1, translating into MCPGDCPGLVHGAGDNSLACLAENSSIMSQNGYFEDAGYLKCDADDASETREESLGDEAFDTVNSSIVSGESIRFFVNVNLEVQPTQSEGESPGGYGLLHTSRKVSGPSTGWETFGPGPLAGGGGGCFPEKAHTAAGSHTSPGPGCWGQPRWSSLREGGVGSWWAGSAGDHHRGRTQTATGGLSYLWACVVLCVGSPQYLKLKNFEEEIRAHRDLDGFLARASIILNETATSLDDVLRAMLCRLAQDSHNTEPDCNLDPLMAMLFTDAGAPTEGKAVHLLSDTIQGVTATVTGVQYQQSWLCIICTSKALLKRHVCISRLVRPQNWGENSCEVRFVILVLAPPKMKSTKTATEVGRTFATMFLDITFRQKLLKTRTEEEFKEALVHQRQLLTVMSHCPSISMKDYSMSSVCTHRPPQPPRHKDFLPMGRGIREDIARRFPVYPLDFTDGIIGKNKAVGKYITTTLFLYFACLLPTIAFGSLNDENTNGAIDVQKTIAGQSIGGLLYALFSGQPLVVLLTTAPLALYIHVIRGICDDYDLDFSTFYAWTGLWNSFFLTLYALFNLSLVMSLFKRSTEEIIALFISITFVLDAVKGMVKIFQKYYCGHNLGNYYKDRSSPVSLLGLSPSLNSSLHAALNTSLLAGPPELPSVGSQGPEPLARDTAVLSLLIMLGTLWLSYTLYQFKKSPYLHPYMREILSDCALPISVLTFSLISSYGFQEIKMGKFRYNPSKSLFEMAEMHSLSLVAVSGAMGLGFLLSMLFFIEQNLVAALANAPENRLVKGTAYHWDLLLVAIINTGLSLFGLPWIHAAYPHSPLHVRALALVEERVENGHIYETIVSVKETRLTTLGASILVGFSLLLLPFPLQWIPKPVLYGLFLYIALTSIDGNQLFARMVLLLKDQTSYPPTHYIRRVPQRKIHYFTGLQVLQLLLLCAFGMSTLPYMKMIFPLIMIAMIPIRYNLLPQIIEAKYLDAMDAEH; encoded by the exons ATGTGCCCTGGAGACTGTCCGGGGCTGGTGCATGGAGCTGGTGACAATTCTTTGGCTTGCCTTGCAGAAAACTCTTCTATCATGTCGCAGAATGGATACTTTGAGGATGCAG GCTACCTCAAGTGTGACGCGGATGATGCCTCTGAAACCCGTGAGGAGAGCCTGGGGGATGAGGCCTTCGACACGGTCAACTCCTCCATTGTGTCTGGCGAGAGCATCCGTTTCTTTGTCAACGTCAACCTCGAGGTGCAGCCCACCCAGTCCG AGGGTGAATCGCCTGGCGGCTACGGGCTCCTACACACCTCCCGCAAGGTGAGTGGCCCATCGACCGGATGGGAGACATTTGGTCCTGGGCCACtagctgggggtggaggtggttgCTTCCCTGAGAAAGCTCACACTGCTGCTGGATCTCACACTAGCCCAGGGCCCGGCTGCTGGGGCCAGCCACGCTGGTCTTCTCTCCGGGAAGGGGGTGTCGGGtcctggtgggcagggtcagCCGGGGACCACCACAGAGGAAGGACCCAGACAGCGACAGGAGGTCTTTCTTATTTATGGGCCTGTGTGGTTCTGTGTGTGGGGTCCCCACAGTACCTGAAGTTAAAGAACTTTGAGGAAGAGATCCGAGCGCACCGGGACCTAGACGGCTTCTTGGCACGGGCCAGCATCATCCTGAACGAGACAGCCACCTCCCTGGATGACGTGCTACGGGCCATGCTGTGCCGCTTAGCCCAAGACTCCCACAACACCGAGCCCGACTGCAACTTGGACCCGCTCATGGCCATGCTTTTCACTGATGCCGGGGCCCCCACGGAGGGTAAAG CAGTTCACCTACTGTCAGATACCATCCAAGGGGTCACTGCCACAGTAACGGGGGTGCAATACCAGCAGTCGTGGCTCTGCATCAT CTGTACCTCCAAGGCCCTGCTGAAGCGGCATGTGTGCATCAGCCGCCTGGTTCGCCCGCAGAACTGGGGGGAGAATTCCTGTGAGGTGCGGTTTGTCATCCTGGTGCTGGCCCCACCCAAGATG AAAAGCACCAAGACTGCGACGGAGGTGGGACGCACGTTTGCCACCATGTTCTTAGACATCACCTTCCGCCAGAAGCTCCTGAAGACCCGCACGGAGGAGGAATTCAAGGAGGCCCTGGTACATCAGAGACAGCTGCTCACCGTAATGAGCCACTGTCCGAGCATCAGCATGAAGGACTACAGCATGAGCTCCGTCTGCACCCACAGACCCCCGCAG CCCCCACGGCACAAGGACTTTCTCCCCATGGGGAGGGGCATCCGGGAAGACATCGCCCGCAGATTCCCTGTGTACCCGCTGGACTTCACTGATG GCATTATCGGGAAAAACAAAGCTGTGGGCAAATACATCACCACCACCCTGTTCCTCTACTTCGCCTGCCTCCTGCCCACGATCGCTTTTGGGTCCCTCAACGATGAGAACACGAACGGGGCCATTG ATGTACAGAAGACCATAGCTGGGCAGAGCATCGGAGGCCTCTTGTACGCACTCTTCTCTGGGCAGCCGCTGGTGGTGCTGCTGACGaccgcacccctggccctctacATCCACG TGATCCGTGGCATCTGTGATGACTACGATCTGGACTTCAGTACCTTCTATGCATGGACAGGCCTGTGGAACAGTTTCTTCCTCACGCTTTATGCCCTCTTCAACCTCAGCCTGGTCATGAGTCTCTTCAAGAG GTCAACGGAGGAGATCATTGCTTTGTTCATTTCCATCACATTCGTGCTGGATGCTGTCAAGGGCATGGTCAAAA TCTTCCAGAAGTACTACTGTGGCCACAACCTCGGGAACTACTACAAAGATAGGTCTTCCCCGGTGAGCCTGCTGGGCCTCAGCCCCAGCCTCAACAGCAGCCTCCACGCTGCCCTCAACACCAGCCTCCTGGCCGGCCCACCAGAGCTGCCTTCAGTGGGCAGCCAGGGCCCCGAGCCCCTGGCCCGGGACACGGCTGTGCTCAGCCTCCTCATCATGCTGGGGACACTCTGGCTGAGCTACACCCTCTACCAGTTCAAGAAGAG CCCCTACCTGCACCCCTACATGCGTGAGATCCTGTCAGACTGTGCCTTGCCCATCTCAGTGCTTACCTTCTCCCTCATCTCTTCCTACGGCTTCCAGGAGATTAAGA TGGGCAAGTTCCGCTACAACCCAAGCAAGAGCCTGTTCGAGATGGCCGAGATGCACTCGCTATCCCTGGTGGCCGTCAGCGGCGCCATGGGCCTCGGCTTCCTCCTCTCCATGCTCTTCTTCATCGAGCAGAACCTGGTGGCTGCCTTGGCTAATGCCCCGGAGAACAG GCTGGTAAAGGGCACTGCCTACCACTGGGACCTCCTGCTCGTCGCCATCATCAACACCGGGCTGTCTCTGTTTGGGCTGCCCTGGATCCACGCTGCCTACCCTCACTCCCCGTTGCACGTGCGGGCACTAGCTTTGGTGGAGGAGCGTGTGGAGAATGGGCACATTTATGAGAC GATTGTGAGTGTGAAGGAGACGCGGTTGACCACCCTGGGCGCCAGCATCCTGGTGGGCTTCTCCCTCCTGCTGCTGCCCTTCCCGCTACAGTGGATCCCCAAGCCTGTGCTCTATGGCCTCTTTCTCTACATCGCGCTCACCTCCATCGACGGCAACCAGCTGTTTGCACGCATGGTCCTGCTGCTCAAGGACCAA ACCTCATACCCACCCACCCACTACATCCGGAGGGTGCCCCAGAGGAAGATCCACTACTTCACAGGCCTGCAGgtcctgcagctgctgctgctcTGTGCCTTTGGCATGAGCACCCTGCCCTACATGAAGATGATCTTTCCCCTCATCATGATCGCCATGATCCCCATCCG ctaCAACCTGCTACCCCAAATCATTGAAGCCAAGTACCTGGACGCCATGGACGCTGAGCACTGA
- the SLC4A11 gene encoding solute carrier family 4 member 11 isoform X9, translated as MSQNGYFEDAAEGESPGGYGLLHTSRKYLKLKNFEEEIRAHRDLDGFLARASIILNETATSLDDVLRAMLCRLAQDSHNTEPDCNLDPLMAMLFTDAGAPTEGKAVHLLSDTIQGVTATVTGVQYQQSWLCIICTSKALLKRHVCISRLVRPQNWGENSCEVRFVILVLAPPKMKSTKTATEVGRTFATMFLDITFRQKLLKTRTEEEFKEALVHQRQLLTVMSHCPSISMKDYSMSSVCTHRPPQPPRHKDFLPMGRGIREDIARRFPVYPLDFTDGIIGKNKAVGKYITTTLFLYFACLLPTIAFGSLNDENTNGAIDVQKTIAGQSIGGLLYALFSGQPLVVLLTTAPLALYIHVIRGICDDYDLDFSTFYAWTGLWNSFFLTLYALFNLSLVMSLFKRSTEEIIALFISITFVLDAVKGMVKIFQKYYCGHNLGNYYKDRSSPVSLLGLSPSLNSSLHAALNTSLLAGPPELPSVGSQGPEPLARDTAVLSLLIMLGTLWLSYTLYQFKKSPYLHPYMREILSDCALPISVLTFSLISSYGFQEIKMGKFRYNPSKSLFEMAEMHSLSLVAVSGAMGLGFLLSMLFFIEQNLVAALANAPENRLVKGTAYHWDLLLVAIINTGLSLFGLPWIHAAYPHSPLHVRALALVEERVENGHIYETIVSVKETRLTTLGASILVGFSLLLLPFPLQWIPKPVLYGLFLYIALTSIDGNQLFARMVLLLKDQTSYPPTHYIRRVPQRKIHYFTGLQVLQLLLLCAFGMSTLPYMKMIFPLIMIAMIPIRYNLLPQIIEAKYLDAMDAEH; from the exons ATGTCGCAGAATGGATACTTTGAGGATGCAG CAGAGGGTGAATCGCCTGGCGGCTACGGGCTCCTACACACCTCCCGCAAG TACCTGAAGTTAAAGAACTTTGAGGAAGAGATCCGAGCGCACCGGGACCTAGACGGCTTCTTGGCACGGGCCAGCATCATCCTGAACGAGACAGCCACCTCCCTGGATGACGTGCTACGGGCCATGCTGTGCCGCTTAGCCCAAGACTCCCACAACACCGAGCCCGACTGCAACTTGGACCCGCTCATGGCCATGCTTTTCACTGATGCCGGGGCCCCCACGGAGGGTAAAG CAGTTCACCTACTGTCAGATACCATCCAAGGGGTCACTGCCACAGTAACGGGGGTGCAATACCAGCAGTCGTGGCTCTGCATCAT CTGTACCTCCAAGGCCCTGCTGAAGCGGCATGTGTGCATCAGCCGCCTGGTTCGCCCGCAGAACTGGGGGGAGAATTCCTGTGAGGTGCGGTTTGTCATCCTGGTGCTGGCCCCACCCAAGATG AAAAGCACCAAGACTGCGACGGAGGTGGGACGCACGTTTGCCACCATGTTCTTAGACATCACCTTCCGCCAGAAGCTCCTGAAGACCCGCACGGAGGAGGAATTCAAGGAGGCCCTGGTACATCAGAGACAGCTGCTCACCGTAATGAGCCACTGTCCGAGCATCAGCATGAAGGACTACAGCATGAGCTCCGTCTGCACCCACAGACCCCCGCAG CCCCCACGGCACAAGGACTTTCTCCCCATGGGGAGGGGCATCCGGGAAGACATCGCCCGCAGATTCCCTGTGTACCCGCTGGACTTCACTGATG GCATTATCGGGAAAAACAAAGCTGTGGGCAAATACATCACCACCACCCTGTTCCTCTACTTCGCCTGCCTCCTGCCCACGATCGCTTTTGGGTCCCTCAACGATGAGAACACGAACGGGGCCATTG ATGTACAGAAGACCATAGCTGGGCAGAGCATCGGAGGCCTCTTGTACGCACTCTTCTCTGGGCAGCCGCTGGTGGTGCTGCTGACGaccgcacccctggccctctacATCCACG TGATCCGTGGCATCTGTGATGACTACGATCTGGACTTCAGTACCTTCTATGCATGGACAGGCCTGTGGAACAGTTTCTTCCTCACGCTTTATGCCCTCTTCAACCTCAGCCTGGTCATGAGTCTCTTCAAGAG GTCAACGGAGGAGATCATTGCTTTGTTCATTTCCATCACATTCGTGCTGGATGCTGTCAAGGGCATGGTCAAAA TCTTCCAGAAGTACTACTGTGGCCACAACCTCGGGAACTACTACAAAGATAGGTCTTCCCCGGTGAGCCTGCTGGGCCTCAGCCCCAGCCTCAACAGCAGCCTCCACGCTGCCCTCAACACCAGCCTCCTGGCCGGCCCACCAGAGCTGCCTTCAGTGGGCAGCCAGGGCCCCGAGCCCCTGGCCCGGGACACGGCTGTGCTCAGCCTCCTCATCATGCTGGGGACACTCTGGCTGAGCTACACCCTCTACCAGTTCAAGAAGAG CCCCTACCTGCACCCCTACATGCGTGAGATCCTGTCAGACTGTGCCTTGCCCATCTCAGTGCTTACCTTCTCCCTCATCTCTTCCTACGGCTTCCAGGAGATTAAGA TGGGCAAGTTCCGCTACAACCCAAGCAAGAGCCTGTTCGAGATGGCCGAGATGCACTCGCTATCCCTGGTGGCCGTCAGCGGCGCCATGGGCCTCGGCTTCCTCCTCTCCATGCTCTTCTTCATCGAGCAGAACCTGGTGGCTGCCTTGGCTAATGCCCCGGAGAACAG GCTGGTAAAGGGCACTGCCTACCACTGGGACCTCCTGCTCGTCGCCATCATCAACACCGGGCTGTCTCTGTTTGGGCTGCCCTGGATCCACGCTGCCTACCCTCACTCCCCGTTGCACGTGCGGGCACTAGCTTTGGTGGAGGAGCGTGTGGAGAATGGGCACATTTATGAGAC GATTGTGAGTGTGAAGGAGACGCGGTTGACCACCCTGGGCGCCAGCATCCTGGTGGGCTTCTCCCTCCTGCTGCTGCCCTTCCCGCTACAGTGGATCCCCAAGCCTGTGCTCTATGGCCTCTTTCTCTACATCGCGCTCACCTCCATCGACGGCAACCAGCTGTTTGCACGCATGGTCCTGCTGCTCAAGGACCAA ACCTCATACCCACCCACCCACTACATCCGGAGGGTGCCCCAGAGGAAGATCCACTACTTCACAGGCCTGCAGgtcctgcagctgctgctgctcTGTGCCTTTGGCATGAGCACCCTGCCCTACATGAAGATGATCTTTCCCCTCATCATGATCGCCATGATCCCCATCCG ctaCAACCTGCTACCCCAAATCATTGAAGCCAAGTACCTGGACGCCATGGACGCTGAGCACTGA
- the SLC4A11 gene encoding solute carrier family 4 member 11 isoform X5 — protein sequence MAAATRRVFHLQPCENSSIMSQNGYFEDAGYLKCDADDASETREESLGDEAFDTVNSSIVSGESIRFFVNVNLEVQPTQSEGESPGGYGLLHTSRKYLKLKNFEEEIRAHRDLDGFLARASIILNETATSLDDVLRAMLCRLAQDSHNTEPDCNLDPLMAMLFTDAGAPTEGKVHLLSDTIQGVTATVTGVQYQQSWLCIICTSKALLKRHVCISRLVRPQNWGENSCEVRFVILVLAPPKMKSTKTATEVGRTFATMFLDITFRQKLLKTRTEEEFKEALVHQRQLLTVMSHCPSISMKDYSMSSVCTHRPPQPPRHKDFLPMGRGIREDIARRFPVYPLDFTDGIIGKNKAVGKYITTTLFLYFACLLPTIAFGSLNDENTNGAIDVQKTIAGQSIGGLLYALFSGQPLVVLLTTAPLALYIHVIRGICDDYDLDFSTFYAWTGLWNSFFLTLYALFNLSLVMSLFKRSTEEIIALFISITFVLDAVKGMVKIFQKYYCGHNLGNYYKDRSSPVSLLGLSPSLNSSLHAALNTSLLAGPPELPSVGSQGPEPLARDTAVLSLLIMLGTLWLSYTLYQFKKSPYLHPYMREILSDCALPISVLTFSLISSYGFQEIKMGKFRYNPSKSLFEMAEMHSLSLVAVSGAMGLGFLLSMLFFIEQNLVAALANAPENRLVKGTAYHWDLLLVAIINTGLSLFGLPWIHAAYPHSPLHVRALALVEERVENGHIYETIVSVKETRLTTLGASILVGFSLLLLPFPLQWIPKPVLYGLFLYIALTSIDGNQLFARMVLLLKDQTSYPPTHYIRRVPQRKIHYFTGLQVLQLLLLCAFGMSTLPYMKMIFPLIMIAMIPIRYNLLPQIIEAKYLDAMDAEH from the exons ATGGCCGCGGCCACCAGGCGCGTGTTCCATCTCCAGCCATGCG AAAACTCTTCTATCATGTCGCAGAATGGATACTTTGAGGATGCAG GCTACCTCAAGTGTGACGCGGATGATGCCTCTGAAACCCGTGAGGAGAGCCTGGGGGATGAGGCCTTCGACACGGTCAACTCCTCCATTGTGTCTGGCGAGAGCATCCGTTTCTTTGTCAACGTCAACCTCGAGGTGCAGCCCACCCAGTCCG AGGGTGAATCGCCTGGCGGCTACGGGCTCCTACACACCTCCCGCAAG TACCTGAAGTTAAAGAACTTTGAGGAAGAGATCCGAGCGCACCGGGACCTAGACGGCTTCTTGGCACGGGCCAGCATCATCCTGAACGAGACAGCCACCTCCCTGGATGACGTGCTACGGGCCATGCTGTGCCGCTTAGCCCAAGACTCCCACAACACCGAGCCCGACTGCAACTTGGACCCGCTCATGGCCATGCTTTTCACTGATGCCGGGGCCCCCACGGAGGGTAAAG TTCACCTACTGTCAGATACCATCCAAGGGGTCACTGCCACAGTAACGGGGGTGCAATACCAGCAGTCGTGGCTCTGCATCAT CTGTACCTCCAAGGCCCTGCTGAAGCGGCATGTGTGCATCAGCCGCCTGGTTCGCCCGCAGAACTGGGGGGAGAATTCCTGTGAGGTGCGGTTTGTCATCCTGGTGCTGGCCCCACCCAAGATG AAAAGCACCAAGACTGCGACGGAGGTGGGACGCACGTTTGCCACCATGTTCTTAGACATCACCTTCCGCCAGAAGCTCCTGAAGACCCGCACGGAGGAGGAATTCAAGGAGGCCCTGGTACATCAGAGACAGCTGCTCACCGTAATGAGCCACTGTCCGAGCATCAGCATGAAGGACTACAGCATGAGCTCCGTCTGCACCCACAGACCCCCGCAG CCCCCACGGCACAAGGACTTTCTCCCCATGGGGAGGGGCATCCGGGAAGACATCGCCCGCAGATTCCCTGTGTACCCGCTGGACTTCACTGATG GCATTATCGGGAAAAACAAAGCTGTGGGCAAATACATCACCACCACCCTGTTCCTCTACTTCGCCTGCCTCCTGCCCACGATCGCTTTTGGGTCCCTCAACGATGAGAACACGAACGGGGCCATTG ATGTACAGAAGACCATAGCTGGGCAGAGCATCGGAGGCCTCTTGTACGCACTCTTCTCTGGGCAGCCGCTGGTGGTGCTGCTGACGaccgcacccctggccctctacATCCACG TGATCCGTGGCATCTGTGATGACTACGATCTGGACTTCAGTACCTTCTATGCATGGACAGGCCTGTGGAACAGTTTCTTCCTCACGCTTTATGCCCTCTTCAACCTCAGCCTGGTCATGAGTCTCTTCAAGAG GTCAACGGAGGAGATCATTGCTTTGTTCATTTCCATCACATTCGTGCTGGATGCTGTCAAGGGCATGGTCAAAA TCTTCCAGAAGTACTACTGTGGCCACAACCTCGGGAACTACTACAAAGATAGGTCTTCCCCGGTGAGCCTGCTGGGCCTCAGCCCCAGCCTCAACAGCAGCCTCCACGCTGCCCTCAACACCAGCCTCCTGGCCGGCCCACCAGAGCTGCCTTCAGTGGGCAGCCAGGGCCCCGAGCCCCTGGCCCGGGACACGGCTGTGCTCAGCCTCCTCATCATGCTGGGGACACTCTGGCTGAGCTACACCCTCTACCAGTTCAAGAAGAG CCCCTACCTGCACCCCTACATGCGTGAGATCCTGTCAGACTGTGCCTTGCCCATCTCAGTGCTTACCTTCTCCCTCATCTCTTCCTACGGCTTCCAGGAGATTAAGA TGGGCAAGTTCCGCTACAACCCAAGCAAGAGCCTGTTCGAGATGGCCGAGATGCACTCGCTATCCCTGGTGGCCGTCAGCGGCGCCATGGGCCTCGGCTTCCTCCTCTCCATGCTCTTCTTCATCGAGCAGAACCTGGTGGCTGCCTTGGCTAATGCCCCGGAGAACAG GCTGGTAAAGGGCACTGCCTACCACTGGGACCTCCTGCTCGTCGCCATCATCAACACCGGGCTGTCTCTGTTTGGGCTGCCCTGGATCCACGCTGCCTACCCTCACTCCCCGTTGCACGTGCGGGCACTAGCTTTGGTGGAGGAGCGTGTGGAGAATGGGCACATTTATGAGAC GATTGTGAGTGTGAAGGAGACGCGGTTGACCACCCTGGGCGCCAGCATCCTGGTGGGCTTCTCCCTCCTGCTGCTGCCCTTCCCGCTACAGTGGATCCCCAAGCCTGTGCTCTATGGCCTCTTTCTCTACATCGCGCTCACCTCCATCGACGGCAACCAGCTGTTTGCACGCATGGTCCTGCTGCTCAAGGACCAA ACCTCATACCCACCCACCCACTACATCCGGAGGGTGCCCCAGAGGAAGATCCACTACTTCACAGGCCTGCAGgtcctgcagctgctgctgctcTGTGCCTTTGGCATGAGCACCCTGCCCTACATGAAGATGATCTTTCCCCTCATCATGATCGCCATGATCCCCATCCG ctaCAACCTGCTACCCCAAATCATTGAAGCCAAGTACCTGGACGCCATGGACGCTGAGCACTGA
- the SLC4A11 gene encoding solute carrier family 4 member 11 isoform X7 — protein MAAATRRVFHLQPCENSSIMSQNGYFEDAAEGESPGGYGLLHTSRKYLKLKNFEEEIRAHRDLDGFLARASIILNETATSLDDVLRAMLCRLAQDSHNTEPDCNLDPLMAMLFTDAGAPTEGKAVHLLSDTIQGVTATVTGVQYQQSWLCIICTSKALLKRHVCISRLVRPQNWGENSCEVRFVILVLAPPKMKSTKTATEVGRTFATMFLDITFRQKLLKTRTEEEFKEALVHQRQLLTVMSHCPSISMKDYSMSSVCTHRPPQPPRHKDFLPMGRGIREDIARRFPVYPLDFTDGIIGKNKAVGKYITTTLFLYFACLLPTIAFGSLNDENTNGAIDVQKTIAGQSIGGLLYALFSGQPLVVLLTTAPLALYIHVIRGICDDYDLDFSTFYAWTGLWNSFFLTLYALFNLSLVMSLFKRSTEEIIALFISITFVLDAVKGMVKIFQKYYCGHNLGNYYKDRSSPVSLLGLSPSLNSSLHAALNTSLLAGPPELPSVGSQGPEPLARDTAVLSLLIMLGTLWLSYTLYQFKKSPYLHPYMREILSDCALPISVLTFSLISSYGFQEIKMGKFRYNPSKSLFEMAEMHSLSLVAVSGAMGLGFLLSMLFFIEQNLVAALANAPENRLVKGTAYHWDLLLVAIINTGLSLFGLPWIHAAYPHSPLHVRALALVEERVENGHIYETIVSVKETRLTTLGASILVGFSLLLLPFPLQWIPKPVLYGLFLYIALTSIDGNQLFARMVLLLKDQTSYPPTHYIRRVPQRKIHYFTGLQVLQLLLLCAFGMSTLPYMKMIFPLIMIAMIPIRYNLLPQIIEAKYLDAMDAEH, from the exons ATGGCCGCGGCCACCAGGCGCGTGTTCCATCTCCAGCCATGCG AAAACTCTTCTATCATGTCGCAGAATGGATACTTTGAGGATGCAG CAGAGGGTGAATCGCCTGGCGGCTACGGGCTCCTACACACCTCCCGCAAG TACCTGAAGTTAAAGAACTTTGAGGAAGAGATCCGAGCGCACCGGGACCTAGACGGCTTCTTGGCACGGGCCAGCATCATCCTGAACGAGACAGCCACCTCCCTGGATGACGTGCTACGGGCCATGCTGTGCCGCTTAGCCCAAGACTCCCACAACACCGAGCCCGACTGCAACTTGGACCCGCTCATGGCCATGCTTTTCACTGATGCCGGGGCCCCCACGGAGGGTAAAG CAGTTCACCTACTGTCAGATACCATCCAAGGGGTCACTGCCACAGTAACGGGGGTGCAATACCAGCAGTCGTGGCTCTGCATCAT CTGTACCTCCAAGGCCCTGCTGAAGCGGCATGTGTGCATCAGCCGCCTGGTTCGCCCGCAGAACTGGGGGGAGAATTCCTGTGAGGTGCGGTTTGTCATCCTGGTGCTGGCCCCACCCAAGATG AAAAGCACCAAGACTGCGACGGAGGTGGGACGCACGTTTGCCACCATGTTCTTAGACATCACCTTCCGCCAGAAGCTCCTGAAGACCCGCACGGAGGAGGAATTCAAGGAGGCCCTGGTACATCAGAGACAGCTGCTCACCGTAATGAGCCACTGTCCGAGCATCAGCATGAAGGACTACAGCATGAGCTCCGTCTGCACCCACAGACCCCCGCAG CCCCCACGGCACAAGGACTTTCTCCCCATGGGGAGGGGCATCCGGGAAGACATCGCCCGCAGATTCCCTGTGTACCCGCTGGACTTCACTGATG GCATTATCGGGAAAAACAAAGCTGTGGGCAAATACATCACCACCACCCTGTTCCTCTACTTCGCCTGCCTCCTGCCCACGATCGCTTTTGGGTCCCTCAACGATGAGAACACGAACGGGGCCATTG ATGTACAGAAGACCATAGCTGGGCAGAGCATCGGAGGCCTCTTGTACGCACTCTTCTCTGGGCAGCCGCTGGTGGTGCTGCTGACGaccgcacccctggccctctacATCCACG TGATCCGTGGCATCTGTGATGACTACGATCTGGACTTCAGTACCTTCTATGCATGGACAGGCCTGTGGAACAGTTTCTTCCTCACGCTTTATGCCCTCTTCAACCTCAGCCTGGTCATGAGTCTCTTCAAGAG GTCAACGGAGGAGATCATTGCTTTGTTCATTTCCATCACATTCGTGCTGGATGCTGTCAAGGGCATGGTCAAAA TCTTCCAGAAGTACTACTGTGGCCACAACCTCGGGAACTACTACAAAGATAGGTCTTCCCCGGTGAGCCTGCTGGGCCTCAGCCCCAGCCTCAACAGCAGCCTCCACGCTGCCCTCAACACCAGCCTCCTGGCCGGCCCACCAGAGCTGCCTTCAGTGGGCAGCCAGGGCCCCGAGCCCCTGGCCCGGGACACGGCTGTGCTCAGCCTCCTCATCATGCTGGGGACACTCTGGCTGAGCTACACCCTCTACCAGTTCAAGAAGAG CCCCTACCTGCACCCCTACATGCGTGAGATCCTGTCAGACTGTGCCTTGCCCATCTCAGTGCTTACCTTCTCCCTCATCTCTTCCTACGGCTTCCAGGAGATTAAGA TGGGCAAGTTCCGCTACAACCCAAGCAAGAGCCTGTTCGAGATGGCCGAGATGCACTCGCTATCCCTGGTGGCCGTCAGCGGCGCCATGGGCCTCGGCTTCCTCCTCTCCATGCTCTTCTTCATCGAGCAGAACCTGGTGGCTGCCTTGGCTAATGCCCCGGAGAACAG GCTGGTAAAGGGCACTGCCTACCACTGGGACCTCCTGCTCGTCGCCATCATCAACACCGGGCTGTCTCTGTTTGGGCTGCCCTGGATCCACGCTGCCTACCCTCACTCCCCGTTGCACGTGCGGGCACTAGCTTTGGTGGAGGAGCGTGTGGAGAATGGGCACATTTATGAGAC GATTGTGAGTGTGAAGGAGACGCGGTTGACCACCCTGGGCGCCAGCATCCTGGTGGGCTTCTCCCTCCTGCTGCTGCCCTTCCCGCTACAGTGGATCCCCAAGCCTGTGCTCTATGGCCTCTTTCTCTACATCGCGCTCACCTCCATCGACGGCAACCAGCTGTTTGCACGCATGGTCCTGCTGCTCAAGGACCAA ACCTCATACCCACCCACCCACTACATCCGGAGGGTGCCCCAGAGGAAGATCCACTACTTCACAGGCCTGCAGgtcctgcagctgctgctgctcTGTGCCTTTGGCATGAGCACCCTGCCCTACATGAAGATGATCTTTCCCCTCATCATGATCGCCATGATCCCCATCCG ctaCAACCTGCTACCCCAAATCATTGAAGCCAAGTACCTGGACGCCATGGACGCTGAGCACTGA